The genomic DNA TGTAGGTAgtttgtattaaatgttttagactgaatattgtgtttataattCCTTCTTTATAATCATCCTCTCTACAATATATTGCACTATGAATTCATTCTTCTTTGGCTGCCTTCAAACTAGCTTTTGTCCAGCGTAGGCGTTTCATGAACGTATGCGCTGCGGAGACGCCGAAACGACGCGCCGCGTCGTCGCAGCATGGCGGCAGCCTATATGTCACTAAATAGGGACGAAGACGATATCAAAGTATCGCCGTAACGTAACGTAACATTACGTTACGGCGATAgtatttttaggtaaaaataaaacaatcagaTTAAATAGACTCGTTTTATTATCTTATCATTGATTATGGTAACTAATACTAAATTTATACTATGGATCTGCTCAAACATACCTAAACTTTGTGTTATGATAACATGTGTTTAGAATATCCATCTAAAAAGTGTTAACGAACAAGTTACGTCTCATCCCCTCATATGCCACTGTCGTTGGGAAGCAATACGCATAAACACGGTCTTGTTATGAGTATTCATTGTATATCCTCCATTGACCAAGACAACATGTTGTATGTTATTAGTTCATTAATCAACAAGGAAGACATTGTTTATAGcataaataacaagttttaaaatcacattaaataacTTATAGACGCaacacattaaatatatttcatttaagaaACAAGGCGATATTAACTTCCCAATTCCAAGTGGTGCTCAAACATAGACAATAGGAATAGACTAAGTTTTATTACAGTAGGGTAGGTGTTAAGACCTAAATGCAATAGGTAGATAAGTGAACTATGATTTCCCAAAGAGACTAgactaaaatataattcttatatttaaaaattgatattttcctTTTGTAGATTTTTGATTGGATTTTATGGCaaggttttgtatttttataattaacattctTTATATATTATCAATGGTTTATTTACGTGGCAGTCATCACACAAccctttaattaaatatagtcCAAAGTGGGTATTGTGTTTTGACAGTAGTGTTTGGTACATgcattaaatttgtaaataaaccaCTTTGGAAATAGAAATATACCATtctcattataataacattttgtatattatcTGCCATCTTATTAAAGTGCAAGTATCAAGATTATTCTATATTCATTGTTCATAGAAGCCAGTGTGAATAGAATTGATAAttcactttttgtttaatttaatatacaaataaataaacatattttaaataatataaattattctcaTTATCGCAGTTAGCAATCAGGAGCCACCTGACAGTCTTCCTATACCGCaagttattcaatatttatgcgAAAGATGGTACTATTAATTACTTgcaatttttagttttaatatttctgtaccttcctcaaaaaactataaatctatcattcaatcaatttaaaatacagaaatgttataatttcatCCATAATTCGAACATTTTCACAggattataacaatttatttaatccctcattttaataaattcacaaCTAAAATGAGAGGTATAGGGCATTCACTTAGTCATCAAAACTCGCAGCTCACAAAATCGCTAACCTTATACAATCCaaataatatatcaaacttTACTCAGTCAAGCATCTTTCTATATGCCATTTGTTAATTACCAATTGTAAATTCAAACTACCCTCTTTAAATTTAGACACCATATAACTACGAAACGGGTTGAGTATTTCACAATTGGTAAAAAAACAATGGTATTTGAtacacataaatacataataccaCAGGGCTGGAATGTGGTGAAGGTACAAGTAGCTGTGTGCGTGTAAATGAAGAAAATGGCAGTGAAATAGAAAGTAATACATTTTGAGTATCAAAATGGACTTGCCTCGAACTGAACAGAGATAAACAATATAGTACTAATATGATATTTTACTAAAGAAATTCGAGACCACTAGAATTTTATAGCTAAGGGTTTATTAAGCTTAAATTTTGACACCTACTTTTGTTTGCATATGAGAGCagaagtaggtatttttaatcacctatttacatttaatactaTATTAAATGATTCAATGTACAGTTAAAGATGATCCACTAAAGTCTTATTTTACGAGAAAGCCGTGCTCTAGATATTTAGAGTGAGAGATTAGACCAACATCAGAAACACTCTAATCCTTCAGACTAACATCTTTGATTCTAGAAGCAGTTCTGTACTTGTCGTCAAATATCCACTGTATTTGAGATACGAGCATTCAAACTCATTTTACACTCTATCAGCTTAATACTCTGTGTCAGACAGTCAATGAAGTATTACAGCCCTTTACAATAATCAATAAAGGTTTCATATCAATACAAGATTAAGTTCTAACAACAATGACGCAAACTGGCATAATGTTCAATGGGCGGAGCCTAATCGACACCTCCCACTTTCAACAGCAAATAGAAACTAAGCAAAACCAGTTTGTTACTAGCAAACATTAACATCTTTAGACTggttaaaacttaataaagttGATGTATTGGACCGGGAGCTTGAGATGGCCTGCCAATCACTAGCACTGTAACACTTGTAGCACGGTAGCACTGTCTTCGACCTTTAGGGTCAGGGTGACCTCAGTCGGGTCAGGCGGGTCAGTCGGGGTCGTGTTATGTCCTGTTGACGGAGGACAGCACGTTGGCCTTGGCGCGgtcggtggcggcggcggcggcgtcgcGCATCTCCTTGAGCGTGTGCGTCATGCTGTGCTGCGGGGACACCTGCCGCGGGAACATGCTGTGCAGGACGTGGTTGAAGCCGCTCACCTGTAACACGGTATataatgcattatttaataactctCAATTTCCTATACAAGTAAACTTCCCAGGCTGGAGGATTTACTTCttattagaatagaatagaatatgtTCGATATTGCACAGCATAGAATGAAATCAGTGAAATTTATAGCATACagtgtaaaagtaaaaaaaaaatcatctccTAATTCTAccataacatttaataacagttccaataaataacatatttttatgcagATAGTTTATTAGCGTTATTAAGTATGATCAGTACTACCACATTTAACTAATAGTTTTCGAACGAATTGCGTCTATAAATAACTACAGTGGTAAAATCGATAACTCTTAGATAATGGCAGCTATTATAAATAACGTgtacgaaattaaaaataatacaattatgcATAGTCATGACAAGTTTCaagattcatttttttctgGTAAAGTAGTATTGTCTTCGTATGTAGTAGTTCTAGTAGTAGCGACCAGATTCACGCAAAATGGATTTAGAAAATGTAACTCACCGTAAGCGATACCGAACTAGTTCACTCAACGATATAACGAATGTTAATGAGGAATCATGTATATTTGACTCGACTATGATGAGTCTACCTGACTGTACGAATAATAATAGTCAAACGCtgtatgaaatgaatgaaaaaatcaaattattgacAAAAGATCTACAAATAGCTCACCAAGAGATTGAAAACCTAAACACCGAAAATTTTCGTTTAAAGGCAGACCTACACAAATCTTTAAATATCATtgaatcttacaaaaaaatcaacGAGACTATTGACAGGAAAAGTATGACGCCTTTATCGGGACgcaaaagaaaattcattcaaaaCAAGATAATAAGAACTCCAATAGATAGTAGACATTTGAAAACAATCGATCATATCTCCAGTACATCACCAACTTCTGAGTACTTAAGTCCTATAAATGTTATTGAGTCTGAATGTGAAGGAACACAGTTTATACTAAAACCTCAATGTGTGCAAACAAATGAATGTCAAAACCTCACACCGCAACTACAGTCTTTACAAACATTATCGGGTGATACTCCAACAATAACCTCAAACATTAAGGAGATATCAGTAGACCTATTTTCAAGATTTCTGAAAGACGCTGAGAACAAAGATGTTATCAACTCCAACACTCTTCAGAAAAACACACTACATAACGACGCCATAAATACATGTATCTCAGTAGAAGaggaaaagagacaaaaaatcGTAGTAATAGCTGATCAACAAGGACGTAATGTTGGAAGGATCCTTCAAACATTGGTCGGTCCCAAATATGATGTGTTATGCTTATGTAAACCAGGGGCACAATTGAAAGATGTACTTGAGTGGCAAAACGACATTGTATTGAGTTTAGGCAAGCATGactatgtaataattttaagtggAAGTAATGACCGTAACCCGcacgaatttttatttaatttaagaaattggCTTAAACAGGTACCACACACCAATATTATTATGCCAGAAGTgccatttaattattatctacgGGAGCAAAAATTGAACTATGAACTAAGGTTTATTtgcaaacgatttaaaaatgtatcatacGTTAATATGGACTACACAAGATTCCGCCCTAATCGTTATTTCTTTTCTCTTAACCTATGCAGGTCATTACTTAGGGAAATATTACacaatgaatacaaaattaaagcattaacccaccaacaaaaaataaataaggtaaataCATGGCATGTTGAGAAATCAACTCAAACAGATTTGAATATGGCTTACCAACCTGAACCAAACATTTTAATCACATCagaagaagatttttttcgttcataataatagttttataaatatcattcacCAAAATATTAATGGTCTCCTTAATAAACTAGATCTGTTGAGCACATGCGTAGACACGTTATTGGATGAcggtatagatatagatgttcTTTGTATCACGGAACACAATATGATCCATGAAGATACCAGATTAGTAAATATGCCGCCATTTAGTCTGGCAACTAGCAGCAGTAGGAAAAATAGGTACGGAGGGTCTTGTATACTTGTTCGTCGTGACCACAGGTATAAAGTTCTAGAAGAAGTATCGAAATATAATGTTCCAAACATATATGAATGTAGTGCTGTAGAACTTATCGagcataattttttaatattttgcatataTAGACCACCCCACAATTCCTCTAATGACCTACAAACTTTcttcgaaaattttaataatatgttgaaTCAATActgcttcaaaaataaaaaaattataatatgcggcgattttaatattgatctattgaaaaataacaagacTTCTCTAGAATATAGAAATCTCTTACTTGAATTTAATCTTAAGCTAGCTATAGAAACTCCTACTCGACTGACCAGCGGTACATGCATTGATCATATGATACATAACAACATAAAAGGGTGCAGAAGCAATACACTCGAACTAGCCTTATCAGACCACAcagcacaattattattttgtccagtgaaacatatgtataaaaataactattggtACACTAGTAAGCGTgattattgtaaagaaaatatggaaaagtttataaactgCCTAAGCtctcttaaatttaaagaaatatatgacAGTGGTGACCCTAACGAGGCGTTTGATAtgtttcatgatttatttaagctATTCTATGATTTATGCTTCCCGatcatacgaataaaaatatcacttagaAAACGTCCTAAATGGATCAGCAAAGGCATAAAACAATGCTCAAAACAGAAAAGAAGGTTATTATGGCAGTACAGgaggacaaaaaataaaattgataaatctaaatttaaagctTATTCCAAAAgactcaatttaattattaaacttactcaaaaatcccaaaataattatcttataagtactgcatccaacaaatcaaaagctacttgggaaataataaataaaaataaaactaatctacCACGGGATgtgattaaacaaataaaaaaggatggTAAAATAATTTCCGATCCTAGTGAAATTGctgaagaatttaataatttctttattaatcaagttaaacctttgacattaaatatttcaaataaaaataatgtaccaaTCTATAATAATTGCAATTCTATTTTCTTAAATCCGACTACACCGAATGACATTAAACGCATTATTCTATCCctcaaaaatactaatagtacAGGCTATGATGAAATCACTACTAAAGTATTAAAGcatgttagtaatataatatcaccaatattaagtcatatatttaatttgtgtatttttcatggTATCTaccctaataaattaaaaaccacaaTTATCAAACCATTATTTAAGAAAGAGGACAAAGAGAACATGGCCTGCTATCGACCCATAGCACTCATCCCAATACTATCTAAAGTACTAgaaaaagttatatatgaaaatCTCAATAGCTACTTAGAGAGGAATAAAATTTTAGCAGAAGAACAAATGGGTTTTCGTaaacataaatctattaatatggcaatttataaatttttagctAATATCACAAAGAAATTAGACTCAAAAACTCCTGTGTGTGCTTTATACATGGATTTAACAAAAGCCTTTGATTACGTAGACCATCAGATCCTAGAAAAAAAGCTTAACGCCTATGGTATAAGGGGCAACGCACTAGGCTTAATAATGTCCTACctgaatgaaagaaaacaagttactgtaatcacaaaaatatgtccAAGACAAAAGCAAGAACTAACATTTAAGTCTaatgtacaaaacataaaatacggtGTCCCTCAAGGGAGTGTATTAGGACCATTATTATtcctcatttatataaatgacttcCCCCAGGTAATAAACTCTCTAATGGTCTTATTTGCCGACGACAGTAcagttatgttttcaaataaagattctaAACTGCTGGAAtcggaaataaataatggtttagtaaatattattgattggttGAAAGCAAATAACCTTGTTATAAAcctaagtaaaactaatttgatggTTTTCCGAAATACAGGTAATTCTTTTATACCAGACATTAGTGTAAATTATTGTGGTCAGCTAGTTAAAGAAGTTACGGTTGCAAAGTTCTTGGGTATAAATGTTGACTGCAATCTAAATTGGAAGATACATGTTGAGTCTGtatgtaccaaattaaataaattctcatatGCGTTACACATGTTAGCAAAAACAGTAAACACATCCACTATTCTGACAGCATACCATGCGTACGTAGTCTCAACTTTACGATATGGTTTAGTTTATTGGGGAAACTCAACAGATAGGCATGCCGCATTTATATCACAAAAGAAATGCATTCGCGCGATGtgtcaattagataaatatgatAGTTGTAAATCTTATTTCCAGTCACTGAGAGTTCTTACATTGCcatgcttgtatatttttgaagtcattgtatttgtaaaaaataatttaaattcatatgaaaCACTGCGTAGTAATCgacatagtcataaaataaaagtacaacctagtagaaccactcttttaaataaaagcctattttgcatggcaccaaaattgtataataaactcCCCAATTCCATTGTGAAAATTGatactattgataaatttaaaaaaagactcaaaGAATTTCTTATTAGTAAATGCTACTATGATATTAGAGAATATTTAGAGGAtaagttttgacatttgttattttgcattgttattgttttagttatatgtatttgtctttagaatttgtattttatagttacttttgaacttattattttgtattttaatatttaatattttgcatgccTAATGGCGGAATATGttatagaactattttaaaccttaacatctttattatgtacacatattcgtaaaataaattatttgatttgatttgatttgatttgatatgtATGCCGCAGTAAATCTCTCTTCTCTCTCATGTTTATCTCAACCAACCAAccgaaatacttattttaaatgttaaagtaCAAGTTGATTGAAggtatgcattttttttataacctagTTTTCACTGCTGCTGGTCTTCCCGACATCTTACATCTATGATAACTTAAGATTGCGCAGTGAATAGAAGTATCTCCCAATTTAATTGAAAGCAATTTTTATCAgtttatatgattatttttaaaagaaaaacttaaatcgtcttcaaataaaaactgctgagccaaaattataaaaaaatatgggacCAAATGAGAGCTATTTCACGTTATACGAAAACCGGGCCATCCAGATTCAGGTGTAAAaaactaactttaaaaaaaccgTAAATCTTCCTCTTTTTCCCCGCAACAGTGGCAGGCCACTAGACGGAAAACTTATTAGCAAGTAGCATTCATAGTGCCTCACCATTTGGTTGCAGTTCTTCTTGAAGCGGTCGACGCCGAAGGCCCTGATGGCGCGCGAGAAGCCGAACACCTGCGAGTCGATCCAGGCCGAGCGCCGCGCCACCGTCAGGCCCGGGCCTGCGGACCGGTACTCCACGCGCTCCACCACGCTCTGCGGCGGGACAATACGTTGTACACAAGTATACAGTGATGAGACATTCATAGGAATATTTTAACATCGATTTAGGTAGAGTTGGTGACATGAAATTCAGAACTAATGATGGAGTCTCTTCTGTTTAAAATAGGTGTTTAAATTCAATAACTATAAATGGGAGGGaggaactcgtggctaagctacaactacATAATTTGATCGATttcaggttaagctatgcttgataaGGTCGGTCCGTTAATGGGTGATATAACAAGTTCCTCTATGTTTCgcaaagcacgttaaattgtagatagtgctgcccaggtaactgggttgaggaggtcagataagcagtcgcttcATGTAAAACACCTAGCTGCATTCGATTGGACTGGAaaccgacctcaacatagttcagaaaaggctaggatgatgatgaagaatTATGATCTATTATTAGATGTCGATAATTATATTACGAAAATAATTCAGATTAAAATCTGTAAAGCTCAACCGAactgttataatatttgataacacTATGTCCACTACTCATTAACTGCTGACACAGTTTCAGTTGCTTACTTCATTCATAAGTGGGTAATGAGGAAATCAAAAGTATCGTCAGCATTTTCGataatacaaaacaacaaatcGAGTTAATACTGCAAtttatcttgttatttttaccttcaaataaatcatttttgtttctagGTCAGTAAAACGTGTGTTTCCTTTTTAAACTTCCCATCATCCCACCCCATGACAAAATGATGTGATCCATGATCgaacttgttttattaataaaaaaacatatctataAAATGGATGTTTTTAGGGACCCACATACTCATAGAAGGTATAGTAGGCGAGTCCATGTATGGCTTCGCTGTAGTCGGGTGGTGTTATCGGCTCAGCCAGACTCAGCAATAGCTTATTCAACTTGCTATTCTTGTAATTCGATGCAATCAAATTATCGTTCTTACCATAACTTTAGTATACCCAAGATTTCTCGTgtatgtaacaaatatttttttctcgggATCAACAATACTCTCTTCAATAATCTTGACTGATTTCGCATTAAAAAATctgtaacaataacaaaacgatTAGAGgaacaataaattttgtttatttacattttatgcgTTATAACATCGAGTATAGTAGGTATTCAgtgaaataatgaaataataggttgaaaataaattctcCTCGGTTTGCAGTCAATGGCATAAATGATGGTTTTAAATgcactataaaaacaaatggcGGAGTCATAAATAGAAACAGCTAAACAAACAACTTTCTCACTATCACAATAACagattataaaagaaaacaaacatttgataaCGTTTACCAGTGATGCGGGGCTACTTACGTAAGTACCCACTTAGATAATTAAATGATAGTCTTGACTTTCCCACTATCGGGCAAACCGGCCCCTTGTCTCTTAAGTATCATGTTAATGGGTTAAGTGAcacctattatattattattactacctATAACTCATTTACAATGGTGTGTCTGTATACGCGCATAATAAAACAGCAATTAAATGATTGTAGTGAGTGCAGAAAACACGATGCTATGACTGCTATGAGATAGAAACTTTTCGCAGAAGTCACTTAGTTAAAATTAGTTTTGAGGGTTTTATGCCCTAAGGGTAAAGCGGAACCTATTTAACTAAGGCTCCACTTACGTGTCTTTTTGTAACCAAACTGTATCTAATCGTTTTATGAAACTTGTCACGACCGTTGAAATTTTCACCagtttacatttttgttgccGCAAAAcagctaatattaaaaataaagccagGATCGGTACAGCCAAAACTGGTTGGGTGATTGGGTCGGCCTTTTTTAGCCGATTAGTACGAAACTCTACAATGCCGATAATATTTTGCTGGTGTGACTGCAAGATTCGTTTTTAATTATGAGAATCGTTCTTatatttcaagtaaaaacaATGGTTCAGCAATTCAAgcaaaaatcaaattaaaactacgtcGTCGTAGTCGCATAGTGCCTTGCACATTCttaccataaaaatatgtaaattagaGCATTTTCAAATACAACTTATATTTTGCTAGTCAAAcacgtttttatttcttaaaagaacaaaatttaatgcCAAGATAGTATACAACCAAAAGCAATACTAGAACGAGCGAACAAACATAAGTTATTCGTTTGACTTACAAGGTCACATCGCCCGTACAAACGACCTTTGAATTCATTCTGTTTATATGGAGGTTACATAAATCGCAGATTATGTAACGAATATAAACATGTTTTCCTAGGGCATACCATTTATATCAAACTTAAAGTAACTTTGAAATGTATGATTAGATATATATTTACGAATAGGGAGAATAACACTTCATTTTAGGACgtgtatttttcctttttttacacAATCAATATCCTATAACAATGAcacatttgtttattatgtcaTATCATCATGTGTAGACgaatttttgaaattatgaCGTCCTGAGGcttagtatttaaaatctaCTTTTTTCGCCAAACCAATGAAAATGCCTATTTCCTAGACCGATAAGCCTAATTTAAcacataatgttattatatgTCCAACCTATACATATTAGTTACTGACTGTTGTTACGGCCCTCTGCTACACCGGGCTACCGGGCTCCtcgctacaaatcaaaaatgatcccacaggaacatacgATCAGTATAAAGactatcctatgtattaatcctggttatagaCTATCTgggtatcaagtttcgtctaaatccgttcagtggttgtTGCGTGAAAGAGGATCCTACATCCATATTATATAGGAACTTTGGCGTCTTTAATGTTAGTAGGATAATGCCCATTTTAGCAGATATAAAAAGATGaggaaaataacataattatcaaagtttacataaaacattcaattaacGTTCTTATTAAGTTTCAAAGAGCAAAATATTGACTTAGCCAAGAttagaatatgtattttttacggATTACACGTCATCGttaagttttgataaaattatgttatcatATCAGAAAGATGACTGATGTGTTGAGATAAGAGCTATATTACAGGATTAAGCTGAACTGAACATCTTTTAAATAAGATTACTATACAACTATAATGAGTATCGTTACTTATTTCAACAGGTTGATGAGTTATATGATTTGGGAACCGCTTTTCGCCTCCTCAACTATAAaatttttagtttcaaaaaGTGTTGGCAGGCTtctagtttcatttttttagggATGTAGTACTCGTCACCTCAGGATTCAGGGAGCTTACTGCCATgtgttaaagtaatattatttacttcaagacgtggtggtagaacCTCCATTCTTTTTTTTGTGCACTTTTGTGTTATGTATCTCTATTTCAGTCTCTCCATCATTATCTTCCAA from Trichoplusia ni isolate ovarian cell line Hi5 chromosome 4, tn1, whole genome shotgun sequence includes the following:
- the LOC113492470 gene encoding protein preli-like; translated protein: MARYFENTSTFNFSWDQVACGYWKRYPNPQSTHVLSEDTWSREVKNGCLYTKRVLTKTNRVPKWGERFFNAKSVKIIEESIVDPEKKIFVTYTRNLGYTKVMSVVERVEYRSAGPGLTVARRSAWIDSQVFGFSRAIRAFGVDRFKKNCNQMVSGFNHVLHSMFPRQVSPQHSMTHTLKEMRDAAAAATDRAKANVLSSVNRT